In the genome of Streptomyces sp. SAI-127, the window CTGCCAGTTCTCCAGGCCGACCGCGTGCACCATCAGGCCCGCCTCGCGCGCGGACAGCAGCAGGCCGGCCTCGCGCAGACCGGCCGCACGCGCGGACTGGTCGATGCGGCCCGGCAGGGCGTCCTTCTGGAGGGCGAAGTAGCGCACGCCTTCCTCGTCGATGCCGAGGAAGTAGCGGTGCGCCTCGGTGAGCGGGGCCTCGAAGGACGGGGTCATGACGAGTTCGGTACGGCCGTCAGCCGTCTCGTCGATCAGGACCTGACCGCCGGACACCACGAAGCAGCGGGTTGTGGGGTGGCTCCACGCTGCCGCGAGCCAGGCCTCGTCGAGCCGGTGGTGCGCGGCGCGGTCGATGCCGCTGGGGGCGGTGAGCGAGACGGGACGGTCGGCGGTGTGGTCGGTCCAGGTGGTCACGGGTGCTTCCAACTCCCCCGGTGCAGCGGATTGTTTCGGCGAACGGTTCGGCGGGACGTACGTCGGAGGGCGACCGGGTCCGGCGGGGCTTCGCGGTACGGGGCGGCCCTTTCAGGGTGCCCCATGCGCTGCCGGGCCGACGGGCGCGGGACAGTCAGGGCGCGTGGCTCCAGTGCTCGGCGAGATCACCCCACAGGTAGGCGGAGGCCTCGACGCCCTTGAGCAGCAGTTCGAGCTCGACTTTCTCGTTCGGCGCGTGCCAGCCGTCGGAGGGGACGGAGATGCCGAGGAACAGCACGGGTGCGCCGAGGACGTCCTGGAGGTCGGCGGCGGGGCCGGAGCCACCCTCGCGGGTGAAGCGGACCGAGCTCTCGAAGGCGCGACTCAGGGCGCGGACCACGGACTGCAGCGCAGGGTGGTCGAGCGGGGTCAGGCACGGGCGCGTGGCGGGCGAGAAGGTGATCTCGTGCCGGATCCCGGCCGGCACCTGCTCGGTGGCCCAGGTGCGGACGGCCTTCTCGATGTGATCGGGGTCCTGGCCGGCGACCAGACGGAACGACAGCTTCACCATGGCCGACGACGGGATGATCGTCTTGCTCCCGGGCCCCTGGTAGCCGCCGCCGATGCCGTTGACCTCGGCGGTGGGACGGGTCCAGATCCGCTCCAGGGTGGTGTGTCCTGACTCGCCGTGGGTGGCGTGCGACTTGGCCGTGTGCAGCCACTGCTCCTCGTCGAAGGGCAGCTCGGCGAAGAGTTCACGCTCACGACCGGTCAGTTCGACGATGCCGTCGTAGAAGCCGGGGACGGTCACGCGTGCGTGCTCGTCGTGCAGGGCGGCGACCAGACGGGCGACCGCCGTGGCCGGGTTGGGCACAGCGCCGCCGAAGGCGCCCGAGTGGATGTCCTGGTCGGGGCCGTACAGCCGGATCTCGCACTCGGCGAGGCCGCGCATGCCGGTGCACACGGTGGGGGTGTTCTCATCCCACATGCTGGTGTCGGAGACGATCACGGCGTCGGCGGCGAGCCGGTGCGTGTGCTCCTCGACGAGGGCACGGAAGTGGGGTGAGCCGGACTCCTCCTCGCCCTCGATCAGCAGCTTCAGGTTCACCGCGGGGGCGGTGCGGCCGGTGGCGGCGAGGTGGGCGCGGACGCCGAGGGCGT includes:
- a CDS encoding dipeptidase, with the translated sequence MTMSQPVDSAVSAVRTYIEQHRAAFLDDLAEWLRIPSVSAQPDHGPDVRRSADWLAAKLKETGFPTAEVWETPGAPAVFAEWPAEDPTAPTVLVYGHHDVQPAAREDGWNSDPFEPVVRDNRLYARGAADDKGQVLFHALGVRAHLAATGRTAPAVNLKLLIEGEEESGSPHFRALVEEHTHRLAADAVIVSDTSMWDENTPTVCTGMRGLAECEIRLYGPDQDIHSGAFGGAVPNPATAVARLVAALHDEHARVTVPGFYDGIVELTGRERELFAELPFDEEQWLHTAKSHATHGESGHTTLERIWTRPTAEVNGIGGGYQGPGSKTIIPSSAMVKLSFRLVAGQDPDHIEKAVRTWATEQVPAGIRHEITFSPATRPCLTPLDHPALQSVVRALSRAFESSVRFTREGGSGPAADLQDVLGAPVLFLGISVPSDGWHAPNEKVELELLLKGVEASAYLWGDLAEHWSHAP